One genomic region from bacterium encodes:
- the ilvC gene encoding ketol-acid reductoisomerase, with protein MAIIDFGGTKEKVVTRKEFPLAKARRVLKGETIAIIGYGVQGPAQALNLKDNGFPVIIGQAKSFKRDWDRAVADGWVPGKTLFDVEEAVRRGTVIQMLVSDAAQRAIWPAVERNLKPGDALYFSHGFSITYRKKTGVVPPKDVDVIMVAPKGSGTSVRRNFLSGAGINSSYAVYQDATGRAEERCIALGIGIGSGYLFPTTFPHETNSDLTGERGVLMGALAGIMEAQYEVLRAHDHSPSEAFNETVEELTQSLIRLVDEKGMDWMYSNCSATAQRGALDWKPKFRKATLPVFKELYQRVASGKEAERVIKACGGRDYQAQLGKELAEIRDSEMWRAGAAVRSLRPDEKARVVSKSTKGVAGRKY; from the coding sequence ATGGCGATCATTGATTTCGGCGGCACGAAGGAGAAAGTGGTCACCCGCAAGGAGTTCCCGCTCGCGAAGGCGCGCCGGGTCCTCAAGGGCGAGACGATAGCGATCATCGGCTACGGCGTCCAGGGCCCCGCCCAGGCGCTGAACCTCAAGGACAACGGCTTCCCGGTCATCATCGGGCAGGCGAAGTCCTTCAAGCGCGACTGGGACCGGGCGGTCGCCGACGGCTGGGTCCCCGGGAAGACCCTCTTCGACGTCGAGGAGGCCGTCCGGCGCGGCACGGTGATCCAGATGCTGGTGTCGGACGCGGCCCAGCGCGCGATCTGGCCCGCGGTGGAGCGCAACCTCAAGCCCGGCGACGCCCTGTACTTCTCGCACGGCTTCTCCATCACCTACCGCAAGAAGACGGGCGTCGTGCCGCCGAAGGACGTCGACGTCATCATGGTCGCGCCGAAGGGCTCGGGGACGAGCGTGCGTCGCAACTTCCTCTCCGGCGCCGGGATCAACTCCAGCTACGCCGTCTACCAGGACGCCACGGGGCGCGCCGAGGAGCGCTGCATCGCCCTCGGCATCGGTATCGGCTCCGGCTACCTCTTCCCGACGACCTTCCCGCACGAAACGAACTCGGACCTCACGGGCGAGCGCGGCGTGCTCATGGGCGCGCTGGCGGGGATCATGGAGGCGCAGTACGAGGTGCTGCGCGCCCACGATCACTCGCCGAGCGAGGCCTTCAACGAGACGGTCGAGGAGCTCACGCAGAGCCTCATCCGGCTCGTCGACGAGAAGGGCATGGACTGGATGTACTCGAACTGCTCGGCCACGGCGCAGCGCGGCGCCCTGGACTGGAAGCCGAAGTTCCGCAAGGCCACCCTGCCCGTCTTCAAGGAGCTGTACCAGCGCGTCGCCTCCGGCAAGGAGGCCGAGCGCGTGATCAAGGCCTGCGGCGGGCGCGACTACCAGGCGCAGCTTGGCAAGGAGCTGGCCGAGATCCGCGACTCGGAGATGTGGCGCGCCGGCGCCGCGGTGCGCTCGCTGCGCCCCGACGAGAAAGCCCGCGTCGTCAGCAAGTCCACGAAGGGCGTCGCCGGCCGCAAGTACTAG
- the ilvN gene encoding acetolactate synthase small subunit encodes MTTTRHTISVLVENKFGVLARVAGLFSGRGFNIDSLTVAETQDPSASRMTIVTRGDDQIVEQITKQLNKLIDVIKVTDFTGEDVVQRELALVRVNATAENRAELLGIVDIFRCKVVDVSPRSYTLEVTGDQNKIGALLEILQPLGIKEVVRTGRVAIGRARDGRA; translated from the coding sequence ATGACGACGACACGGCACACGATCTCGGTCCTGGTCGAGAACAAGTTCGGGGTCCTCGCCCGCGTGGCCGGGCTCTTCTCGGGGCGCGGCTTCAACATCGACAGCCTCACCGTCGCGGAGACGCAGGACCCGAGCGCCTCGCGCATGACGATCGTCACCCGCGGCGACGACCAGATCGTCGAGCAGATCACCAAGCAGCTCAACAAGCTCATCGACGTCATCAAGGTCACGGATTTCACGGGCGAGGACGTCGTGCAGCGGGAGCTGGCGCTGGTGCGCGTCAACGCGACGGCCGAGAACCGCGCCGAGCTGCTCGGCATCGTCGACATCTTCCGCTGCAAGGTGGTCGACGTCAGCCCGCGCTCCTACACCCTCGAGGTCACCGGGGACCAGAACAAGATCGGGGCGCTCCTCGAGATCCTCCAGCCCCTCGGGATCAAGGAAGTGGTCCGCACGGGCCGCGTGGCCATCGGCCGCGCCCGCGACGGCCGCGCCTAG
- a CDS encoding 2-isopropylmalate synthase yields MSRRVLVFDTTLRDGEQSPGFSMNIAEKITLAKQLARLGVDVIEAGFPVASEGDFEAVVAIAREVRGPVIAGLSRAVPGDIDRCWDAVRHARRPRIHTFIATSDIHIQKKFNTTREEILRRAIEAVRHAKGHTKDVEFSAEDAFRSDWDYLCRVVEAVIDAGATTVNIPDTVGYAIPSEFGELIRTIRERVPNIGRAVLSVHCHDDLGLGVANSLAAVQNGAGQVECTVNGIGERAGNASLEEIAMALKTRPALFGATTAIRTEEITRTSRLLASITGIDVQPNKAIVGRNAFAHESGIHQDGVLKDARTYEIMTPESVGLTKAQLVLGKHSGKHAFSKRLQELGYGLTKEQLAGAFVRFKDLCDKKKEIFDDDIAALVEQEIGATVPETWALEYLATTSGTRSIPTATVVLRRDDRELQDSATGDGPVDAAYHAVDRITGVTGTLLSYQIRAVTSGKDALGEASIKVRFNGREFTARAASTDIVESSVRAYLSAINRMLAAGGEPERAPADQP; encoded by the coding sequence GTGAGCCGCCGCGTCCTGGTCTTCGACACCACGCTGCGCGACGGCGAGCAGTCGCCGGGCTTCTCGATGAACATCGCCGAGAAGATCACGCTGGCCAAGCAGCTGGCGCGCCTCGGCGTCGACGTCATCGAGGCCGGCTTCCCCGTGGCCTCCGAGGGGGACTTCGAGGCCGTGGTCGCCATCGCGCGCGAGGTGCGCGGCCCGGTCATCGCCGGGCTCTCGCGCGCCGTGCCCGGCGACATCGACCGCTGCTGGGACGCGGTGCGCCACGCCCGGCGGCCGCGCATCCACACCTTCATCGCGACCAGCGACATCCACATCCAGAAGAAGTTCAACACCACGCGCGAGGAGATCCTGCGCCGCGCGATCGAGGCGGTCCGCCACGCCAAGGGGCACACCAAGGACGTGGAGTTCTCCGCCGAGGACGCGTTCCGCTCGGACTGGGACTACCTCTGCCGCGTCGTCGAGGCGGTGATCGACGCCGGCGCGACGACCGTGAACATCCCGGACACCGTCGGCTACGCGATCCCCTCGGAGTTCGGCGAGCTCATCCGCACGATCCGCGAGCGCGTCCCGAACATCGGCCGCGCCGTGCTCTCCGTGCACTGCCACGACGACCTGGGCCTCGGCGTCGCCAACTCGCTGGCCGCCGTCCAGAACGGCGCCGGCCAGGTCGAGTGCACCGTCAACGGCATCGGCGAGCGCGCCGGCAACGCCAGCCTCGAGGAGATCGCGATGGCGCTCAAGACGCGCCCCGCCCTCTTCGGCGCGACGACCGCGATCCGCACGGAGGAGATCACCCGCACGAGCCGCCTGCTGGCGAGCATCACCGGCATCGACGTGCAGCCGAACAAGGCGATCGTCGGCCGCAACGCCTTCGCGCACGAGTCCGGGATCCACCAGGACGGGGTGCTCAAGGACGCGCGCACCTACGAGATCATGACGCCCGAGTCGGTGGGGCTGACCAAGGCCCAGCTCGTGCTCGGCAAGCACTCGGGGAAGCACGCCTTCTCCAAGCGCCTGCAGGAGCTCGGGTACGGGCTGACGAAGGAGCAGCTCGCCGGGGCGTTCGTGCGCTTCAAGGACCTCTGCGACAAGAAGAAGGAGATCTTCGACGACGACATCGCCGCGCTGGTCGAGCAGGAGATCGGCGCGACCGTCCCGGAGACCTGGGCGCTCGAGTACCTGGCGACCACCAGCGGCACGCGCTCGATCCCGACGGCGACGGTCGTGCTGCGGCGCGACGACCGCGAGCTGCAGGACTCGGCCACCGGCGACGGGCCGGTCGACGCAGCCTACCACGCGGTGGACCGCATCACGGGCGTCACCGGCACGCTGCTGTCCTACCAGATCCGCGCGGTCACCTCGGGCAAGGACGCGCTCGGCGAGGCGAGCATCAAGGTGCGCTTCAACGGCCGGGAGTTCACGGCGCGCGCGGCCTCGACCGACATCGTCGAGTCCTCCGTCCGGGCGTACCTCTCGGCGATCAACCGCATGCTCGCCGCCGGCGGAGAGCCCGAGCGCGCGCCCGCGGACCAGCCCTGA
- the pssA gene encoding CDP-diacylglycerol--serine O-phosphatidyltransferase — protein MNETTLRPPPHKGAYIFPNLLTAGNLFAGFYAIVTAMGGHFERAATAIIIAAFMDGLDGKIARMTGTSSRFGVEFDSLADLVSFGVAPALLVYIYELKSFTRIGWVAAFLFVACGALRLARFNVQVGTTEKRWFTGLPIPMAGGTLAVTVIFFRHLNALGRETSGAVFVLLTYLLSFLMVSTIRYRSFKDLETRPHKAFYLLVSAVIVISLVAIHPQISLFTLAALYLLSGLLEPLVLLVLGRRGSRPQRPVRVPDEGHRHHHPREGQP, from the coding sequence ATGAACGAGACGACGCTCCGCCCGCCGCCGCACAAGGGTGCCTACATCTTCCCGAACCTGCTGACCGCCGGCAACCTCTTCGCCGGCTTCTACGCGATCGTGACCGCCATGGGCGGGCACTTCGAGCGCGCCGCCACGGCGATCATCATCGCCGCCTTCATGGACGGGCTCGACGGGAAGATCGCCCGCATGACCGGGACCTCGAGCCGCTTCGGCGTCGAGTTCGACTCGCTCGCCGACCTCGTCTCCTTCGGCGTCGCGCCGGCGCTGCTGGTCTACATCTACGAGCTCAAGTCCTTCACGCGGATCGGCTGGGTGGCCGCCTTCCTCTTCGTGGCCTGCGGCGCGCTGCGGCTGGCGCGCTTCAACGTCCAGGTCGGCACGACGGAGAAGCGCTGGTTCACCGGCCTGCCGATCCCGATGGCCGGGGGCACGCTCGCGGTCACCGTCATCTTCTTCCGCCACCTGAACGCCCTGGGCCGCGAGACCTCGGGCGCGGTCTTCGTGCTCCTGACCTACCTGCTGTCCTTCCTCATGGTCAGCACCATCCGCTACCGCTCCTTCAAGGACCTCGAGACCCGGCCCCACAAGGCGTTCTACCTGCTCGTCTCGGCGGTCATCGTCATCTCGCTCGTGGCGATCCACCCCCAGATCTCCCTGTTCACGCTCGCCGCGCTCTACCTGCTCTCGGGGCTGCTCGAGCCGCTCGTGCTCCTCGTCCTCGGCCGCCGCGGGTCGCGGCCGCAGCGCCCCGTGCGCGTCCCCGACGAGGGGCACCGCCACCACCACCCGCGCGAGGGCCAGCCGTGA
- the ilvB gene encoding biosynthetic-type acetolactate synthase large subunit: MKKSGAEILVESLIREKVTHLFGYPGGVILGVYDVLFSSPLRHVFVRHEQGGVHAADGFARASGRPGVALVTSGPGATNAVTGIATAYMDSIPLVVLTGQVPTNLIGNDAFQEADIVGITRPCVKHSYLVKDVRELAQTVQEAFYIATTGRPGPVLIDLPKDVLTAKTEPQWVEKVELRSYNPTYKGHPKQIQRAAEMVAEASRPVILVGGGVIGSDAAVEVLALAEAARAPVACTLMGLGGFPGTHELSLGLVGMHGTYAANMAISHADLVLALGARFSDRVTGKVDEFATGAKIVQVDIDPTSISKNVRAHLPIVGDVRSVLRDLLPHLRGDKTDLRTAHDPWVAQARAWDAEQPLSYRTDTRDIKPQYVVEKIWELTRGEAIVCTEVGQNQMWTAQFYKFSRPRSFITSGGLGTMGFGFPAAIGAQVAFPDRLVVDVAGDGSIQMNIQEMMTAVQYRLPVKVVILNNGFLGMVRQWQQLFYEKRYSSTCLSCSPDFVRLAEAYGATGLRATKPEEVVPTLEKAFATPGPVMVDVRVAAEENVYPMVPAGASLKKMILI; the protein is encoded by the coding sequence ATGAAGAAATCCGGCGCCGAGATCCTCGTCGAGAGCCTCATCCGCGAGAAGGTCACCCATCTCTTCGGTTACCCGGGCGGGGTGATCCTCGGGGTCTACGACGTGCTCTTCTCCAGCCCGCTGCGCCACGTGTTCGTGCGCCACGAGCAGGGGGGCGTCCACGCGGCCGACGGGTTCGCCCGGGCCTCGGGCCGCCCCGGCGTCGCCCTCGTGACCTCCGGCCCGGGCGCGACGAACGCCGTGACGGGCATCGCGACGGCCTACATGGACTCGATCCCGCTCGTGGTGCTCACCGGCCAGGTCCCGACGAACCTCATCGGCAACGACGCCTTCCAGGAGGCGGACATCGTCGGCATCACCCGCCCCTGCGTCAAGCACAGCTACCTCGTCAAGGACGTCCGCGAGCTGGCCCAGACCGTCCAGGAAGCCTTCTACATCGCGACGACGGGCCGGCCGGGGCCGGTGCTCATCGACCTGCCGAAGGACGTGCTCACGGCGAAGACCGAGCCGCAGTGGGTCGAGAAGGTCGAGCTGCGCAGCTACAACCCGACCTACAAGGGCCACCCGAAGCAGATCCAGCGCGCCGCCGAGATGGTCGCCGAGGCTTCGCGCCCGGTGATCCTCGTCGGCGGCGGCGTCATCGGCTCCGACGCGGCCGTCGAGGTCCTCGCGCTGGCCGAGGCCGCGCGCGCGCCGGTCGCCTGCACGCTCATGGGCCTCGGCGGCTTCCCCGGCACGCACGAGCTGAGCCTCGGCCTCGTCGGCATGCACGGAACGTACGCGGCGAACATGGCCATCTCCCACGCCGACCTCGTCCTGGCGCTCGGCGCCCGCTTCTCCGACCGCGTGACCGGCAAGGTGGACGAGTTCGCGACCGGCGCGAAGATCGTCCAGGTCGACATCGACCCGACCTCGATCTCCAAGAACGTGCGGGCGCACCTGCCGATCGTCGGCGACGTGCGCAGCGTGCTGCGCGACCTGCTGCCGCACCTGCGCGGCGACAAGACGGACCTGCGGACGGCGCACGACCCCTGGGTCGCCCAGGCGCGCGCCTGGGACGCCGAGCAGCCGCTCTCCTACCGGACGGACACGCGCGACATCAAGCCCCAGTACGTCGTCGAGAAGATCTGGGAGCTCACGCGCGGCGAGGCGATCGTCTGCACCGAGGTCGGCCAGAACCAGATGTGGACGGCGCAGTTCTACAAGTTCTCCCGGCCGCGCTCGTTCATCACCTCCGGCGGCCTCGGCACCATGGGCTTCGGCTTCCCGGCGGCGATCGGCGCCCAGGTGGCGTTCCCCGACCGGCTCGTCGTGGACGTCGCCGGCGACGGCAGCATCCAGATGAACATCCAGGAGATGATGACCGCGGTGCAGTACCGCCTCCCCGTGAAGGTCGTCATCCTCAACAACGGCTTCCTCGGCATGGTGCGCCAGTGGCAGCAGCTCTTCTACGAGAAGCGCTACTCCTCGACCTGCCTGAGCTGCTCGCCGGACTTCGTGCGGCTCGCCGAGGCCTACGGCGCGACCGGGCTGCGGGCGACGAAGCCCGAGGAGGTCGTCCCGACCCTCGAGAAGGCGTTCGCGACGCCGGGCCCGGTGATGGTGGACGTGCGCGTCGCCGCCGAGGAGAACGTCTACCCGATGGTCCCCGCGGGGGCCTCGCTCAAGAAGATGATCCTCATCTAG
- a CDS encoding YdcH family protein, which translates to MVTDDPVVQRLLKESEAFQRLWARHQRYEQQIAELDRVPHLTPAQELERKNLQKLKLAGKDQMMELVRAAGGR; encoded by the coding sequence ATGGTGACCGACGACCCCGTGGTGCAGCGGCTGCTCAAGGAGAGCGAGGCGTTCCAGCGGCTCTGGGCCCGCCACCAGCGCTACGAGCAACAGATCGCCGAGCTGGATCGCGTCCCCCACCTCACGCCTGCGCAGGAGCTCGAGCGCAAGAACCTCCAGAAGCTCAAGCTCGCCGGCAAGGACCAGATGATGGAGCTGGTGCGCGCCGCCGGCGGCCGCTGA
- a CDS encoding phosphatidylserine decarboxylase family protein, translating to MRLPIAAEGWPLILPCFAVAAVLAALHWRVAAAAALALALFVTWFFRDPVRALPADPAAIVSPADGKVVVVEAGPAGTQVSIFLSVFNVHVNRAPVAGEVVEVARHAGTFLAAWNHAASTENARASVTVRTPRGDVRFVQVTGLIARRIVCSLRPGQRVERGERYGMIRFGSRVDLFLPPGADPAVRIGDRVRGGSDIIARWRDAA from the coding sequence ATGCGCCTCCCGATCGCCGCCGAGGGCTGGCCCCTCATCCTGCCCTGCTTCGCCGTCGCCGCCGTGCTGGCGGCGCTGCACTGGCGGGTGGCCGCCGCCGCCGCGCTCGCCCTCGCGCTCTTCGTGACCTGGTTCTTCCGGGACCCGGTCCGCGCGCTCCCGGCCGACCCCGCGGCGATCGTCTCGCCGGCCGATGGCAAGGTCGTGGTCGTCGAGGCCGGCCCGGCGGGGACGCAGGTGAGCATCTTTCTCTCGGTCTTCAACGTGCACGTCAACCGCGCGCCGGTGGCGGGCGAGGTCGTCGAGGTCGCGCGCCACGCGGGCACGTTCCTCGCCGCCTGGAACCACGCCGCCTCCACGGAGAACGCGCGGGCCTCCGTCACGGTGCGCACCCCCCGCGGGGACGTGCGCTTCGTGCAGGTCACCGGCCTCATCGCCCGGCGCATCGTCTGCTCGCTGCGGCCGGGGCAGCGCGTCGAGCGCGGCGAGCGCTACGGCATGATCCGCTTCGGCTCGCGCGTCGACCTGTTCCTTCCCCCCGGGGCCGACCCGGCCGTGCGCATCGGCGACCGCGTGCGGGGAGGCTCGGACATCATCGCCCGCTGGAGGGACGCCGCATGA